A single window of Jaculus jaculus isolate mJacJac1 chromosome 14, mJacJac1.mat.Y.cur, whole genome shotgun sequence DNA harbors:
- the LOC101596004 gene encoding vomeronasal type-1 receptor 1-like yields MISTDLPWRVAFLTLIKIGLLGNSSLLCFYTFTLISGLNLRPVDKILNQLVLANCFVLLSKGIPQEMADWGLRYFLDDVGCKLLFYLHRMAREVSLSTTCLLGGFQAFKLCPLASKWMELTVRSPKSINFLCALCWVLSFLLNVHVAVKVKGADRSQNTSMGKAFASCMAPSTSIVTYSLLSSIVFFIDYVLLGLMIWASGSMVLFLHRHKQRVQHIHSHKVSPRLSHEDRATHTILILVTMFVLFYSISSIVTLHMALLLTPAKWLADTSVFMSLCFPTLSPFVLLSSDIRISKLWLAWLEKCRSFLFYVGLCITQGSLEDYHK; encoded by the coding sequence atgatTTCTACTGACTTACCCTGGAGGGTCGCCTTTCTCACACTGATAAAAATTGGCCTCTTAGGAAACAGCTCTCTTCTGTGTTTCTATACATTCACTTTAATAAGTGGACTGAATCTCAGACCTGTGGATAAAATTCTAAACCAACTTGTCTTAGCCAACTGCTTTGTTCTCTTGTCCAAAGGGATCCCTCAGGAAATGGCAGATTGGGGTTTAAGATACTTCCTAGATGATGTTGGATGCAAGCTTCTCTTCTATTTACACAGGATGGCCAGAGAGGTTTCCCTCAGCACCACATGTTTGCTTGGTGGCTTCCAGGCATTTAAACTTTGTCCACTTGCCTCTAAGTGGATGGAGCTCACAGTCAGAAGCCCAAAGAGCATTAACTTCCTTTGTGCCCTCTGCTGGGTCCTGAGCTTTCTACTAAATGTTCATGTTGCTGTTAAGGTGAAGGGGGCAGACAGGAGCCAAAATACAAGTATGGGGAAAGCATTTGCATCCTGCATGGCACCCTCGACGTCCATAGTCACATACTCACTGCTTTCAAGCATAGTGTTTTTCATTGACTATGTGCTTCTGGGACTCATGATCTGGGCCAGTGGCTCCATGGTCCTTTTCCTGCACAGACACAAGCAGCGAGTCCAACACATTCACAGCCACAAAGTCTCCCCCAGACTTTCCCATGAGGACAGAGCTACACACACCATCCTGATCCTGGTGACCatgtttgtcttattttattctatctcttccattgtgactctccaTATGGCCCTACTCCTgactccagccaagtggctggcaGATACCTCTGTTTTTATGTCTTTATGTTTCCCAACTCTCAGTCCCTTTGTGCTCCTCAGTAGTGACATCCGTATCTCTAAGCTTTGGCTTGCATGGTTGGAAAAATGCCGCAGTTTTCTCTTCTATGTGGGGTTGTGTATTACTCAGGGATCCCTAGAGGACTATCACAAATAG